The following are encoded together in the Ranitomeya imitator isolate aRanImi1 chromosome 4, aRanImi1.pri, whole genome shotgun sequence genome:
- the ETFBKMT gene encoding electron transfer flavoprotein beta subunit lysine methyltransferase: MLLCRSLLRVYRRDALYRAAQLTSATFLQSFILHNTEVVTEHLTPEIKLLLLTPRCKYWHLRPEHWPYGDPYWAIYWPGGQALARFFLDNPDVIRRRGVLDLGSGCGAVSIAAKMGGASCVVANDIDPVAGAAFALNCQLNGSDNLPFISENVIGEDAHRWDMTGEDARRWDVIGEDARRWDMTGEDARRWDVTGEDAHRWDVTGEDAHRWDMTGEDARRWDVTGEDAHRWDVTGEDAHRWDVTGEDAHRWDVIGEDARRWDVIGEDARRWDVIALGDMFYDEQLADSLRLWLRRCVERHGTTVLIGDPGRGHFLGHPIQKELRKVAEYSLPESSKKENYGLSTTAVWRYEPGPSSPPRDHH; encoded by the exons ATGCTGCTTTGCAGGTCTCTGCTGCGAGTCTATAGAAGGGACGCTTTGTACCGCGCCGCTCAGCTCACCAGCGCCACCTTCCTACAGAGCTTCATACTGCACAACACAGAGGTGGTAACAGAGCACCTGACACCGGAAATTAAGTTACTGCTGCTCACCCCACGGTGTAAATATTGGCACCTCCGCCCCGAGCACTGGCCCTATGGCGACCCCTACTGGGCGATCTACTGGCCGGGAGGACAAGCGCTGGCCAG GTTCTTCTTGGATAATCCGGACGTGATAAGACGCAGAGGCGTTTTGGATCTGGGAAGCGGTTGTGGGGCCGTATCCATCGCTGCAAAAATGGGAGGAGCCTCTTGTGTCGTAGCCAATGATATCGACCCAG TTGCAGGAGCCGCTTTTGCTCTGAATTGCCAACTAAACGGAAGCGATAATTTACCCTTCATCTCGGAGAACGTGATCGGTGAGGACGCGCATCGGTGGGACATGACCGGTGAAGACGCGCGTCGGTGGGACGTGATCGGTGAAGACGCGCGTCGGTGGGACATGACCGGTGAGGACGCGCGTCGGTGGGACGTGACCGGTGAAGACGCGCATCGGTGGGACGTGACCGGTGAAGACGCGCATCGGTGGGACATGACCGGTGAGGACGCGCGTCGGTGGGACGTGACCGGTGAAGACGCGCATCGGTGGGACGTGACCGGTGAAGACGCGCATCGGTGGGACGTGACCGGTGAAGACGCGCATCGGTGGGACGTGATCGGTGAGGACGCGCGTCGGTGGGACGTGATCGGTGAGGACGCGCGTCGGTGGGACGTGATCGCTCTGGGCGACATGTTTTACGACGAGCAGTTGGCCGATTCTCTCCGCCTCTGGCTCAGACGCTGTGTGGAGCGGCATGGGACCACGGTACTGATCGGAGACCCCGGCAGGGGACACTTCCTGGGGCACCCCATACAGAAAGAGCTGCGGAAAGTGGCAGAATATTCCTTACCGGAGTCCAGTAAGAAGGAGAACTACGGGCTGAGCACCACCGCGGTGTGGAGATACGAGCCCGGACCTTCATCTCCACCAAGGGACCATCACTAA
- the LOC138675236 gene encoding uncharacterized protein, whose translation MSKFPMSPCYHCRGGQDSARGAQNTPPKQNTSLSTPPPAEHQPLNSSTSRTPASRRLHQQNASLSTPAPAERQPLDTSTSRTATSQHHLHQQNTSLSTPPPAEHQPLDTCTSRTPASRHQHQQNASLSTPAERQPLNSSTSRTPASQPIHHFHQQNASLSTPPPAERQPLNPSTTSTSRTPASRHLHQQNASLSTPPPAERQPIDTSTSRTPAYRHLHQQNASLSTPPPAERQPIDTCTSRTPTSQHLHQQNASLSTPPPAERQPLNTSTTCTSRTPTSQHLHQQNANLSTPPPAERQPLNTTTTSTSRTPAYRHLHQQIASLSTPASAERQPHDTSTSRTPASRHLHQQNANLSTHPPPPPAERQPLDTSTSRTPASRHLHQQNASLSTPPPAERQPLDTSTRRTPASRHLPLQSANLHLKSTILPSPPPEL comes from the exons ATGAGCAAATTCCCGATGTCACCGTGTTACCACTGTCGTGGGGGACAAGACTCAGCACGAGGGGCCCAAAACACTCCCCCAAAA CAGAACACCAGCCTCTCGACACCTCCACCAGCAGAACACCAGCCTCTCAACTCCTCCACCAGCAGAACACCAGCCTCTCGACGCCTGCACCAGCAGAACGCCAGCCTCTCGACACCAGCACCAGCAGAACGCCAGCCTCTCGACACCTCCACCAGCAGAACGGCAACCTCTCAACACCACCTCCACCAGCAGAACACCAGCCTCTCAACTCCTCCACCAGCAGAACACCAGCCTCTCGACACCTGCACCAGCAGAACGCCAGCCTCTCGACACCAGCACCAGCAGAACGCCAGCCTCTCGACACCAGCAGAACGCCAGCCTCTCAACTCCTCCACCAGCAGAACGCCAGCCTCTCAACCCATCCACCACTTCCACCAGCAGAACGCCAGCCTCTCGACACCTCCACCAGCAGAACGCCAGCCTCTCAACCCATCCACCACTTCCACCAGCAGAACGCCAGCCTCTCGACACCTCCACCAACAGAACGCCAGCCTCTCGACACCTCCACCAGCAGAACGCCAGCCTATCGACACCTCCACCAGCAGAACGCCAGCCTATCGACACCTCCACCAGCAGAACGCCAGCCTCTCGACACCTCCACCAGCAGAACGCCAGCCTATCGACACCTGCACCAGCAGAACGCCAACCTCTCAACACCTCCACCAGCAGAACGCCAGCCTATCGACACCTCCACCAGCAGAACGCCAGCCTCTCAACACCTCCACCACCTGCACCAGCAGAACGCCAACCTCTCAACACCTCCACCAGCAGAACGCCAACCTCTCAACACCTCCACCAGCAGAACGCCAACCTCTCAAcaccaccaccacctccaccaGCAGAACGCCAGCTTATCGACACCTTCACCAGCAGATCGCCAGCCTCTCGACACCTGCATCAGCAGAACGCCAACCTCACGACACCTCCACCAGCAGAACGCCAGCCTCTCGACACCTCCACCAGCAGAACGCCAACCTCTCAACACATCCACCACCTCCACCAGCAGAACGCCAGCCTCTCGACACCTCCACCAGCAGAACGCCAGCCTCTCGACACCTCCACCAGCAGAACGCCAGCCTCTCGACACCTCCACCAGCAGAACGCCAGCCTCTCGACACTTCCACCAGAAGAACTCCAGCCTCTCGACACCTTCCCCTGCAGAGTGCCAACCTCCACCTGAAGAGCACCATCCTCCCGTCGCCTCCACCAGAACTTTAG
- the AMN1 gene encoding protein AMN1 homolog isoform X1, giving the protein MNCRRVDPLLDRCLVFLSKNLSRYYMSSDVEPLPPHLKDKLITLLCAQGLLTDANIGWVLHPSVKKLDLRDCDVSDDALQLVSLCRQLKKINLNASKGEERTAITSKGITAVAQSCPYLHEVTLKKCRNLTDVGVLALSLNCPLLQIVNLSGCVMVSDASLRALGENCPLLHSVDLSATKVTDGGIIILVTGRCSQNLKEIHIDRCTYVTDDAVEAILTCCPNIDILLFHGCPQTTDRSAIAIEQLLRSKKLSQVTWTV; this is encoded by the exons ATGAACTGCCGCCGGGTTGACCCTTTATTGGACAG GTGCCTCGTCTTCTTGTCCAAAAACCTGTCCCGATACTACATGTCGTCCGACGTGGAGCCTCTGCCCCCGCATCTGAAGGACAAGCTGATAACACTTCTGTGCGCCCAGGGACTTCTCACCGACGCCAACATCGGATGG GTCCTTCACCCGTCCGTAAAAAAACTCGACCTCCGCGACTGTGACGTGTCCGACGACGCTCTGCAGCTCGTATCCCTCTGCCGACAACTCAAGAAAATAAACCTGAACGCCAGCAAAGGAGAGGAGAGGACCGCCATCACTTCTAAAg GAATCACAGCGGTCGCCCAGTCCTGTCCGTACCTCCACGAAGTCACTCTTAAAAAATGTCGCAATCTGACCGACGTCGGCGTCCTGGCGTTATCGCTGAATTGCCCGCTACTGCAGATCGTTAATCTGAGCGGCTGCGTCATGGTCAGCGACGCGTCCCTGCGGGCGCTGGGCGAGAACTGTCCTCTGCTGCACAGCGTGGACCTGTCCGCCACAAAG GTGACCGATGGCGGCATCATCATTCTTGTGACCGGCAGGTGTTCACAGAATTTAAAG GAAATCCACATCGATCGTTGCACGTACGTGACGGACGACGCGGTGGAGGCCATCCTCACCTGCTGCCCCAATATCGACATCCTGCTCTTTCACGGATGCCCACAAACCACAG ATCGTTCGGCCATCGCCATAGAACAGCTGCTGAGATCGAAAAAACTCAGTCAGGTGACGTGGACTGTATAG
- the AMN1 gene encoding protein AMN1 homolog isoform X2, translating to MNCRRVDPLLDRCLVFLSKNLSRYYMSSDVEPLPPHLKDKLITLLCAQGLLTDANIGWVLHPSVKKLDLRDCDVSDDALQLVSLCRQLKKINLNASKGEERTAITSKGITAVAQSCPYLHEVTLKKCRNLTDVGVLALSLNCPLLQIVNLSGCVMVSDASLRALGENCPLLHSVDLSATKEIHIDRCTYVTDDAVEAILTCCPNIDILLFHGCPQTTDRSAIAIEQLLRSKKLSQVTWTV from the exons ATGAACTGCCGCCGGGTTGACCCTTTATTGGACAG GTGCCTCGTCTTCTTGTCCAAAAACCTGTCCCGATACTACATGTCGTCCGACGTGGAGCCTCTGCCCCCGCATCTGAAGGACAAGCTGATAACACTTCTGTGCGCCCAGGGACTTCTCACCGACGCCAACATCGGATGG GTCCTTCACCCGTCCGTAAAAAAACTCGACCTCCGCGACTGTGACGTGTCCGACGACGCTCTGCAGCTCGTATCCCTCTGCCGACAACTCAAGAAAATAAACCTGAACGCCAGCAAAGGAGAGGAGAGGACCGCCATCACTTCTAAAg GAATCACAGCGGTCGCCCAGTCCTGTCCGTACCTCCACGAAGTCACTCTTAAAAAATGTCGCAATCTGACCGACGTCGGCGTCCTGGCGTTATCGCTGAATTGCCCGCTACTGCAGATCGTTAATCTGAGCGGCTGCGTCATGGTCAGCGACGCGTCCCTGCGGGCGCTGGGCGAGAACTGTCCTCTGCTGCACAGCGTGGACCTGTCCGCCACAAAG GAAATCCACATCGATCGTTGCACGTACGTGACGGACGACGCGGTGGAGGCCATCCTCACCTGCTGCCCCAATATCGACATCCTGCTCTTTCACGGATGCCCACAAACCACAG ATCGTTCGGCCATCGCCATAGAACAGCTGCTGAGATCGAAAAAACTCAGTCAGGTGACGTGGACTGTATAG